Proteins encoded in a region of the Dethiosulfovibrio russensis genome:
- a CDS encoding ATP-binding cassette domain-containing protein, with translation MDKLVEMEGIVKSFGHVEALRGVDFFLKRGEIVALLGDNGAGKSTLIKVLSGVHRPDRGTMSISGQNIDLDRYGVGRARSLGIETVYQERSLGEKQPLWRNVFMGRHLTNRWGFIDVSREKRDTMDLLSSVLGLRGVGLDPDASVGTLSGGERQGLAIGRAMYFGAEIIVLDEPTTALSLGEVSKVLSFIRSIKEDGRSCVVISHDLGHVAQVADRFVLMDRGRIESSYSKDEVTVDELMKAMLHLVNGKAS, from the coding sequence TTGGATAAGCTGGTGGAGATGGAAGGAATCGTCAAATCCTTCGGCCACGTAGAGGCCCTCAGAGGGGTGGATTTTTTCCTTAAGAGGGGAGAGATAGTCGCTCTGTTGGGGGACAACGGCGCCGGAAAATCGACCTTGATAAAGGTGCTCTCCGGGGTCCATCGTCCCGATCGCGGAACCATGTCCATCTCGGGGCAGAATATCGATCTGGACCGTTACGGCGTAGGTCGTGCCCGGTCTCTGGGCATAGAGACGGTCTATCAAGAGAGGTCGCTGGGAGAGAAACAGCCCCTTTGGCGCAACGTTTTCATGGGAAGACATCTGACTAACCGGTGGGGGTTTATCGACGTGTCCCGAGAGAAAAGGGATACCATGGATCTTCTCTCGTCCGTCCTGGGCCTTAGAGGGGTGGGGCTTGACCCAGACGCCAGCGTCGGGACCCTCTCCGGAGGGGAGAGACAGGGCCTTGCTATAGGGCGGGCCATGTACTTCGGGGCGGAGATAATAGTGTTGGACGAGCCTACTACGGCTCTTTCTCTCGGGGAGGTCTCCAAGGTGCTCTCCTTCATACGTTCCATAAAGGAGGACGGGCGATCCTGCGTCGTCATAAGTCACGATCTGGGGCACGTGGCACAGGTCGCGGACCGATTCGTCCTCATGGATAGAGGACGAATCGAGTCCTCCTATTCGAAGGACGAGGTGACGGTGGATGAGCTTATGAAGGCCATGCTCCATCTGGTGAACGGGAAGGCCTCGTGA
- a CDS encoding sugar ABC transporter substrate-binding protein, with the protein MRVLSKLIAVLFLSIVMTAGASSADTVRSGEGIKIWFDTGGPVGGPYNTTVGKGAKQAAVDLGCELTLVYSDWNPEKMLENFKNGMAMDPDGMVIYGSPGDDAYEPLVKEAFDRGIIVTAIDTELPRLQPMFQSKGFGYIGPDGWKQGEDLAKEVLRRGDFKEGDRAFVWGLKRLKNRGRRARAIIKTLEDAGMVVDYLEISPEVDKDTALGTPIVTGYLSSHPDCKLMIMDHGALTSQVGNFLRASGVKPGEIFTAGFSLSPATASAIEEGYLTLVSEHQPYLLGYLSVLQIVQTKRYGFGGLVIDTGGGFVSSENVEVIAPLAAKGIR; encoded by the coding sequence AATTAAGATCTGGTTCGACACCGGTGGTCCCGTGGGAGGTCCTTACAATACCACGGTGGGCAAGGGAGCCAAGCAGGCGGCAGTCGATCTCGGTTGTGAGCTTACGCTGGTGTACTCGGACTGGAATCCGGAGAAGATGCTGGAGAACTTCAAAAACGGCATGGCCATGGATCCCGACGGCATGGTGATCTACGGTTCCCCGGGGGACGACGCCTACGAGCCTTTGGTCAAGGAGGCCTTCGACAGAGGGATAATCGTGACCGCCATCGATACCGAACTGCCCCGCCTTCAGCCGATGTTCCAGTCCAAGGGTTTCGGCTACATAGGGCCCGACGGATGGAAGCAGGGCGAGGATCTTGCCAAGGAAGTTCTTCGTAGGGGTGACTTCAAAGAAGGTGATCGGGCCTTCGTGTGGGGGCTCAAGAGGCTCAAGAACAGGGGACGCAGGGCTAGGGCCATAATAAAGACCTTGGAGGACGCCGGCATGGTGGTCGATTATCTGGAGATCTCCCCCGAGGTGGACAAGGACACCGCCCTGGGGACGCCGATAGTTACGGGCTATCTGTCCAGCCATCCGGACTGCAAGCTCATGATCATGGACCATGGGGCTTTGACCTCTCAGGTTGGGAACTTTCTCAGGGCCTCTGGGGTGAAGCCCGGAGAGATTTTTACCGCTGGATTCAGCCTCTCCCCTGCTACGGCTTCCGCCATCGAGGAGGGCTACCTGACATTGGTGTCGGAACATCAGCCATATCTGCTGGGGTATTTGTCGGTGCTTCAGATAGTCCAGACCAAGAGGTACGGTTTCGGAGGATTAGTAATAGACACAGGCGGCGGTTTCGTGTCCTCCGAAAACGTGGAGGTCATAGCGCCTCTGGCGGCTAAGGGTATTCGCTGA